Proteins from a genomic interval of Clostridium sp. 'deep sea':
- a CDS encoding excinuclease ABC subunit UvrA: MKNIKITGACIHNLKNLNVLIPKNKIVVITGVSGSGKSSLAFDIVFEEGRKQYLQSLGVFAELNAEEKYESIAGLGPTIAVQQNIIRQSNPRSTVGTKTSLLKMLALLYSLEGTTLCSVCDTVLLNEKCPNCGNKEEHLPTSYFLYNNSDGMCLKCSGKGFYYEIDLQKLIPNQKTTLKEVFEIVNPSPGFKKLFYKKYKEYLNTAFYSIPDEVKIDILYGKYVSNNSQHRSYCLHRIFEARYLKYEDNSGGLYNKVKCTDCDGYRIGKEAQRVLLNGKHIGQLCNMTLKELQQFVIELAEKIKTTLAANLLQDIQLKLNSLCSSHLGHLSLYREVASLSGGELQRLFLYTHLHSKMESLIYVLDEPTAGLHESEKIHILESLKRLKDLGNTVIIVEHDKNTIEIADYIIDIGPKAGVEGGFIVYEGNYQGLLACKESITGQYLAGKIKMPKRQLKRIMKTNNNITIKNANSNNLKNISVNIPLNALVGIAGVSGSGKSSLISNTLITGLKSHFNKNTKYHNNLSGLENISGYIEVAQMPIGRNKNSNVVSYIGLWEKIRKIFAEQKSAREQQLSAGHFSFNSKGACPECGGTGQEKLWLGGNFFIYNVCKECNGKRYNETALAVTYHNKNIVDILNMTVAEAVTFFKDNQYINNTLKILNSIGMGYIKLGQPTPTLSGGEAQRIKLAKEIGKKRKGNILYVLDEPTVGLSLYDSSKLIKLLDELVAKGNSVIVIEHDPNVLSVCDWLIELGPKGGAEGGLIIAEGSPADLKISKTSVTGRFLDNE; encoded by the coding sequence ATGAAAAACATAAAAATAACAGGTGCATGTATTCATAATCTAAAGAATCTAAACGTTTTGATACCAAAAAATAAAATAGTTGTTATAACAGGAGTAAGTGGGTCAGGTAAATCAAGTCTTGCCTTTGATATAGTTTTTGAAGAAGGGCGTAAACAATACCTACAGTCTTTAGGAGTATTTGCAGAATTAAATGCTGAAGAAAAATATGAGAGTATAGCAGGCTTAGGACCAACAATAGCAGTACAGCAAAATATAATTCGCCAAAGTAATCCTCGCTCTACCGTAGGTACAAAAACAAGTTTGCTGAAAATGTTAGCACTATTGTATTCACTTGAGGGTACAACGCTATGTTCTGTTTGTGATACAGTTCTTTTAAATGAAAAATGCCCTAACTGTGGTAATAAAGAAGAACATTTACCTACCAGCTACTTTTTATATAATAATTCCGATGGCATGTGTCTTAAGTGCTCTGGCAAAGGCTTTTACTATGAAATAGACTTGCAAAAGCTCATACCAAACCAAAAAACAACCCTAAAAGAGGTATTTGAAATAGTAAATCCATCACCTGGGTTTAAAAAACTATTCTACAAAAAATATAAGGAATATTTAAACACAGCCTTTTACTCAATTCCTGATGAGGTTAAAATAGATATTTTATATGGCAAATATGTAAGCAATAATAGTCAACACAGAAGCTATTGTTTGCACAGAATTTTTGAAGCACGTTACCTAAAATATGAAGATAATTCAGGTGGATTATATAACAAGGTAAAATGTACAGATTGCGATGGCTACCGTATTGGTAAAGAGGCTCAAAGGGTATTGTTAAATGGTAAACATATTGGGCAACTTTGTAACATGACGCTTAAAGAGCTACAGCAATTTGTGATAGAGTTAGCAGAAAAAATAAAAACAACTTTAGCAGCAAATTTACTACAAGATATTCAATTAAAACTAAATAGTTTATGTAGCTCTCATTTAGGCCATTTAAGCCTCTACCGAGAGGTAGCTAGTTTAAGTGGTGGTGAGCTACAACGACTCTTTTTATACACCCATTTACACAGTAAAATGGAGTCATTAATATATGTACTCGATGAACCAACTGCTGGCTTACATGAGTCAGAAAAAATTCATATTTTAGAGTCGTTAAAAAGGTTAAAAGACTTAGGAAATACGGTAATAATAGTAGAACACGATAAAAACACCATTGAAATAGCAGATTATATCATAGATATAGGGCCTAAAGCTGGAGTAGAGGGTGGTTTTATAGTTTATGAAGGTAATTATCAGGGGCTATTAGCATGTAAGGAATCAATTACTGGGCAGTATCTCGCTGGTAAAATCAAAATGCCCAAACGACAACTTAAAAGAATTATGAAAACCAATAATAACATTACAATAAAGAATGCAAATAGCAATAACCTTAAAAATATTTCTGTAAACATTCCTTTAAATGCTTTAGTTGGTATAGCTGGAGTATCGGGTAGTGGAAAAAGCTCTTTAATATCCAATACCTTAATAACTGGCTTAAAAAGTCATTTTAATAAAAACACTAAGTATCACAATAACCTAAGTGGTTTAGAAAATATCTCTGGTTATATTGAGGTAGCTCAAATGCCCATAGGCAGAAATAAAAACTCTAATGTGGTGTCATATATAGGTTTATGGGAGAAAATTCGCAAAATCTTTGCTGAGCAAAAATCAGCTCGTGAACAACAGTTATCAGCGGGGCATTTTTCCTTTAACTCTAAAGGTGCTTGCCCAGAGTGTGGTGGTACTGGTCAAGAAAAACTATGGCTTGGTGGTAACTTTTTTATTTACAATGTGTGTAAAGAATGTAATGGTAAAAGATATAATGAAACAGCTTTAGCTGTTACCTATCATAACAAAAACATTGTAGATATCTTAAATATGACTGTAGCAGAGGCAGTCACCTTTTTTAAAGATAATCAGTATATTAATAATACTTTAAAAATACTAAATAGTATTGGAATGGGCTATATTAAGCTAGGTCAACCAACACCTACTCTTAGCGGTGGTGAAGCACAAAGAATTAAACTGGCTAAAGAAATAGGTAAAAAGAGAAAAGGCAATATCCTTTATGTGTTAGATGAACCAACTGTAGGACTTAGCCTATATGATAGCTCAAAGTTAATTAAGTTACTCGACGAACTAGTAGCTAAAGGTAACTCAGTAATTGTAATAGAACATGATCCAAATGTATTATCGGTGTGTGATTGGTTAATTGAGCTTGGCCCTAAAGGTGGTGCAGAAGGTGGATTAATTATAGCTGAAGGTTCACCAGCTGACCTAAAAATTAGTAAAACTTCAGTTACTGGGAGGTTTTTAGATAATGAGTAA
- a CDS encoding AraC family transcriptional regulator, with protein MNQKYKEQVYNEYIFRINKVQDYIEANLNGDLSLNTLAAISGFSKYHFCRIFRGIIKETILSYINRIRLERAMSFIRHNPAMSITDIAMMFGYSDSAVFARSFKKHYSVSASEIRKNYVKDIIESKNGKANIKLAGYNKGVCSNKHTQIKGSIEVKNIKEIKAIYLRHLGCYEELVSKFPKMLGELLDFAKSSNLVTRELKPFAIYHDNPEFTKKHNLKTSVCLVVNATAKVEGKIGFLTIPSGKYAIGHFELKNPIDYSKAWDYLYGEWLPKSGFQPNNGYNFEMYMNNPNNHAQNLHFTDIYLPIKAM; from the coding sequence ATGAACCAAAAATATAAAGAACAAGTTTACAATGAATACATATTTAGAATAAATAAAGTTCAGGACTATATTGAAGCTAACTTAAATGGAGATTTATCATTAAACACACTTGCAGCTATTTCTGGCTTTTCAAAATATCACTTTTGTAGAATTTTTAGAGGCATAATTAAAGAAACCATATTAAGCTATATTAATAGAATACGTTTAGAGAGAGCTATGAGCTTTATTAGGCATAACCCAGCAATGAGTATTACAGATATAGCCATGATGTTTGGTTATTCTGATTCGGCTGTATTTGCTCGCTCTTTTAAAAAGCACTATTCCGTAAGTGCTTCTGAGATAAGAAAAAATTATGTAAAAGACATAATAGAGAGCAAGAATGGCAAAGCCAATATAAAATTAGCAGGCTACAATAAAGGGGTGTGCAGTAATAAACACACACAAATAAAAGGCAGTATTGAGGTTAAAAATATTAAAGAAATAAAGGCAATATATTTAAGACATTTAGGATGTTATGAAGAATTAGTTAGTAAATTCCCGAAGATGTTAGGTGAACTTTTAGACTTTGCGAAATCTAGTAATCTTGTTACGAGAGAATTAAAGCCCTTTGCTATTTACCATGATAATCCCGAATTTACTAAAAAACATAACCTTAAAACTAGTGTTTGTTTAGTAGTAAATGCTACAGCAAAAGTTGAAGGTAAAATAGGTTTTTTAACAATACCTAGTGGTAAATATGCAATTGGACACTTTGAGCTCAAAAACCCTATTGATTATAGTAAAGCGTGGGACTATTTATACGGTGAGTGGTTACCCAAAAGTGGTTTTCAGCCAAACAATGGTTATAATTTTGAGATGTATATGAATAACCCTAACAATCATGCCCAAAATCTACACTTCACAGATATCTATTTGCCAATTAAAGCCATGTAA
- a CDS encoding MATE family efflux transporter, translating to MNTTAIKNNTIGFIFRFSIPAIIAMVLTSCVTIVDGYFVSTIINKEALAAINLGLPILYVFLAVGIMIGVGGSSIAGRKLGEQQKNKSINVFNQTLVTAFVVLLLLSVIFIVALKPILSITKLNSFTEKTMLQYYKIMLWIYPFMLLNVIFGMFLRTESKHSLFMLNTIVTTVINIVLDYVFMVVLKLGVSGAAYSSAIAVLAGTLLMVTYFLNPKTMFKFGKYQFNKADLIQTFTNGSSEFIGQIAFSITMFFLNLVILKRIGLDGIAAMTIIGYSRYIYEMIVTGFGQGISPMISYHFGAQENELCDKVRSYTSKIVLVLGFLFFGLVIFAGKYYAMIFTKDTGLINLVMNGFKLFAFSFILTGYNMISSFFFTSIGFAKQSALISSMRGLILLSINIFLLPLLFGQNGIWLIASVTELGTFVIAYMLLCKYKQRDTERAVV from the coding sequence ATGAATACAACAGCAATAAAAAACAACACTATAGGTTTTATATTTAGGTTTTCTATTCCAGCAATTATTGCCATGGTGTTAACCTCATGTGTTACTATAGTTGACGGTTATTTTGTATCAACCATTATTAATAAAGAGGCATTAGCAGCTATAAATTTAGGGCTACCAATTCTATATGTTTTTTTAGCAGTCGGCATAATGATAGGAGTAGGTGGTAGTTCAATAGCAGGCAGAAAACTAGGCGAACAGCAAAAAAATAAGAGCATAAATGTCTTTAATCAAACCTTAGTTACTGCATTTGTTGTATTACTGCTTTTAAGCGTCATTTTTATTGTGGCTCTAAAACCAATTTTAAGTATAACTAAGCTTAATAGTTTTACTGAAAAAACAATGTTGCAGTATTATAAAATTATGTTATGGATTTATCCCTTTATGCTGCTAAATGTTATATTCGGTATGTTTTTACGAACCGAGTCTAAACATAGCTTATTTATGTTAAATACCATAGTAACAACTGTTATAAATATAGTTTTAGATTATGTTTTTATGGTGGTATTAAAGCTGGGAGTTAGTGGAGCTGCTTATTCATCGGCCATAGCTGTATTAGCTGGTACTTTGTTAATGGTAACTTACTTTTTAAATCCCAAAACAATGTTTAAGTTTGGTAAATATCAGTTTAATAAGGCTGACCTAATACAAACTTTTACTAATGGTAGTTCGGAGTTTATAGGGCAAATTGCATTTTCAATCACCATGTTCTTTTTAAATCTAGTAATCTTGAAAAGGATTGGCTTAGATGGTATAGCGGCAATGACCATTATAGGTTATTCTCGTTATATATATGAAATGATAGTTACGGGATTTGGTCAAGGCATTTCGCCTATGATAAGCTATCACTTTGGAGCACAAGAAAATGAACTCTGTGACAAGGTAAGAAGTTATACCAGTAAAATTGTATTAGTTTTAGGTTTTTTGTTTTTTGGTTTAGTTATATTTGCCGGAAAATACTACGCCATGATTTTCACAAAAGATACTGGTTTAATCAACTTAGTTATGAATGGTTTTAAGCTGTTTGCTTTTTCATTTATTTTAACAGGTTACAATATGATTAGTTCATTTTTCTTTACATCTATTGGATTCGCTAAACAGTCAGCTCTAATTTCGTCAATGCGTGGATTAATTTTATTATCAATCAATATTTTCTTACTACCATTGCTTTTTGGGCAAAATGGCATTTGGTTAATAGCCTCAGTAACCGAACTTGGTACATTTGTAATTGCTTATATGCTCTTATGCAAATATAAACAAAGAGATACCGAAAGAGCAGTAGTTTAG
- a CDS encoding AraC family transcriptional regulator yields the protein MLNDIIIKAINYILENLAEDLTVEQIAEHCHFSKYYFNRLFKSVVGESVYAFIKRLRIEKSALQIIVEHNKTITEIGNRFGYSSSNFSTAFKQRYGKSPLEFKRNRQSNAIRHNKNYYVDLSKVSYDYYNEKVKLVNLKDQQVIFQRFIGDYHNLGYYWSRFCEKHQTYIENTSVYYEISYDDPILTDPERCFTDLAISTTKPIAKDCLTTIIEGGKYVSYTYTGPNTNIFETFQGLLGIWLPDSVYLPDLKNRKVVAKYIIADVKNNFFSMDIYIPVV from the coding sequence TTGCTAAATGATATTATTATTAAGGCTATAAATTATATTTTAGAAAACTTGGCAGAGGATTTAACGGTTGAACAGATTGCAGAGCATTGTCATTTTTCTAAGTATTATTTTAACCGTTTATTTAAATCAGTAGTTGGTGAAAGTGTATATGCCTTTATAAAAAGGTTACGCATAGAAAAAAGCGCGTTACAAATTATAGTAGAACATAATAAAACTATAACTGAAATTGGTAACCGTTTTGGGTATAGCTCATCAAATTTTAGTACAGCATTTAAACAGCGTTATGGTAAATCACCGCTTGAGTTTAAAAGAAATCGACAGAGTAATGCAATAAGACATAATAAAAATTACTATGTGGACCTCTCAAAAGTAAGTTATGATTACTATAATGAAAAGGTAAAACTAGTTAATCTAAAAGATCAACAAGTAATCTTTCAAAGGTTTATAGGGGATTATCATAATTTAGGTTATTATTGGTCGAGATTTTGCGAGAAACATCAAACGTATATTGAGAATACTAGTGTTTATTATGAAATATCATATGACGACCCTATATTAACAGATCCGGAACGATGTTTTACGGATTTAGCAATAAGTACTACTAAACCAATAGCTAAAGATTGTTTAACAACAATAATAGAGGGTGGTAAGTATGTATCTTACACTTACACTGGTCCTAATACTAATATATTTGAGACCTTTCAAGGTTTATTAGGCATATGGCTACCCGATTCAGTTTATTTACCAGATCTTAAAAACCGAAAAGTTGTAGCAAAATACATTATAGCTGATGTGAAAAATAATTTTTTCTCTATGGATATTTACATTCCGGTAGTTTAA
- a CDS encoding GTPase, which produces MIKCLFTGQVNSGKSSLIMSLAKYNSNKQVLVSHAGSEENHNVAYLEQEKVSHKAYTTDNITHYIFLLGCKGKYYKYDMIDSVGLIDDAYDKPELRDSLWQLFYQLSKCDILVHTINAYQFNNNYGLNMLDIEKEIIEYQRKKNNKSIICATFADKKSAKKGVKLIRKAYPQIPVIALSNDNGLGVKRLNSLLTEYSYNY; this is translated from the coding sequence ATGATTAAATGTTTATTTACAGGTCAAGTAAACTCCGGTAAGTCATCGTTAATAATGTCCTTAGCAAAATACAATAGCAATAAACAGGTTTTAGTTTCACACGCTGGTAGTGAAGAAAACCATAATGTAGCCTACCTAGAGCAAGAGAAAGTTTCCCATAAAGCCTATACTACTGATAATATAACACACTATATATTTTTATTAGGATGTAAAGGCAAATACTATAAATACGACATGATAGATTCGGTAGGATTAATAGATGATGCGTATGATAAGCCAGAGCTTCGTGACTCATTATGGCAGCTTTTTTATCAACTATCTAAATGCGATATTTTAGTACATACCATTAATGCCTATCAGTTTAATAATAATTACGGCTTAAATATGTTAGATATTGAAAAAGAAATAATAGAGTATCAACGCAAAAAAAATAATAAAAGCATAATATGTGCTACCTTTGCTGATAAAAAGAGTGCCAAAAAGGGAGTAAAGCTAATCCGAAAAGCATACCCGCAAATACCTGTAATAGCATTGTCTAATGATAATGGTTTGGGGGTAAAGAGGTTAAATAGTTTATTAACGGAGTACTCTTATAATTACTAA
- a CDS encoding AAA family ATPase, which yields MAYENVPRLRRSKNIYKNNMIIYIFIDVFTYNAEIDHSHKRPWKKAIPLSLTKTSIPAYNNYCHYSIRLWVEYMNSYVPKDFNEKYENIYNEVTTGNITSLNAFRHWQAQDNNFIRPVKKENKDNEIDFPSLESLMVEMNSLVGLTDIRKLIKELYACVLANNYRKTYGYRCEDMVLHMVFKGNPGTGKTSVARILAQVLAQLKILKQGHMIEVERADLVGEYIGHTANKTREVIKKAMGGVLFIDEAYSLGRGGEKDFGKEAIDTLVKAMEDHKNKFVVILAGYRVEMESFMRLNPGLSSRFPLQVDYKDYEVAELMKIATIMYQERDYKLSEDAIRYLTVKLEAKKLMASKNFGNARYIRNLVEKSIRSQALRLLEQKKYTERSVITIESSDLQ from the coding sequence GTGGCTTATGAGAATGTTCCTAGATTAAGGCGTAGTAAAAACATCTATAAAAATAATATGATTATATATATTTTTATAGATGTTTTTACGTACAACGCAGAGATAGATCATTCTCATAAGCGTCCGTGGAAAAAAGCAATACCCCTATCACTCACAAAAACAAGCATACCAGCATACAATAACTATTGTCACTATAGCATTAGATTGTGGGTGGAATATATGAATAGTTATGTACCAAAAGACTTTAATGAAAAGTATGAAAATATTTATAATGAAGTAACTACTGGCAATATAACCAGCCTAAATGCCTTTAGACATTGGCAAGCTCAAGATAATAACTTTATTAGACCAGTGAAAAAAGAAAATAAAGATAACGAGATTGATTTTCCTTCACTTGAGAGCCTAATGGTAGAAATGAATAGCTTAGTTGGGCTAACAGATATCAGAAAACTAATAAAAGAATTATATGCTTGTGTTTTGGCCAATAATTATCGAAAAACTTATGGTTATAGATGTGAAGATATGGTTTTACATATGGTATTTAAGGGTAATCCGGGTACAGGAAAAACATCTGTAGCAAGAATACTAGCTCAGGTTTTAGCTCAACTAAAAATCTTAAAACAAGGACATATGATTGAGGTAGAAAGAGCTGATTTAGTAGGCGAATATATTGGTCATACCGCCAATAAAACCAGAGAAGTAATAAAAAAGGCCATGGGTGGCGTATTATTTATAGATGAGGCTTACTCACTTGGCAGGGGTGGAGAAAAAGACTTTGGTAAAGAGGCTATAGATACCCTAGTAAAGGCAATGGAGGATCATAAAAATAAGTTTGTAGTAATACTTGCTGGTTACAGGGTAGAGATGGAATCTTTTATGAGACTTAATCCTGGATTAAGTTCAAGATTTCCGCTTCAAGTAGACTATAAAGACTATGAAGTAGCCGAACTAATGAAAATAGCAACAATTATGTATCAAGAAAGAGACTACAAATTAAGTGAGGATGCTATAAGATACCTAACTGTAAAACTAGAGGCTAAAAAACTAATGGCATCAAAAAACTTTGGTAATGCTCGATACATAAGAAACTTAGTTGAAAAATCTATTAGAAGTCAGGCCTTACGGCTTTTAGAGCAAAAAAAGTATACAGAGCGTTCCGTAATAACAATAGAATCAAGTGACCTACAATAA
- the hfq gene encoding RNA chaperone Hfq, producing the protein MSKVGGNLQDTFLNYVRKENIATTIFLTNGYQIRGLVKSFDNFTVLLDVEGKQQMVYKHAVSTIIPSRYVKLYEPDEDEGETDF; encoded by the coding sequence TTGAGTAAAGTTGGCGGAAACTTACAAGATACATTTTTAAACTATGTTAGAAAAGAAAACATCGCAACAACCATTTTCTTAACAAACGGCTATCAAATAAGAGGCCTAGTAAAATCATTCGATAATTTTACAGTTTTGTTAGATGTAGAAGGCAAACAGCAAATGGTATATAAACATGCTGTTTCAACAATTATTCCAAGTAGATACGTAAAATTATACGAACCTGATGAAGATGAGGGAGAAACCGATTTTTAA
- the miaA gene encoding tRNA (adenosine(37)-N6)-dimethylallyltransferase MiaA — MNKVIVIIGPTAVGKTSLSIELAKQLNGEIISADSMQVFKHLNIGTAKASLKERDGIVHHMLDIVEPTDSFSVAEYQRIAYEKIENIHDRGKTPIIVGGTGLYINALVYGYNFKDKKIDPLLRENLNIAADKYGNEMLLKELAYYQPEAAKRLAVNDRKRIIRALEVYLQTGDRINTGQENKINSKYQFFVFGLHMDRDLLVDRINRRVDIMMNEGLIEEVRQLYANNLLGPVAVQALGYKEVIDYFKGKTSYHEMVNVIKLETRKYAKRQRTWFRRNKEITWLEVHENSQVSNLVDKIIKQLAGILIL; from the coding sequence ATGAATAAAGTTATAGTAATAATAGGACCTACAGCTGTGGGTAAAACCAGTTTAAGCATAGAGCTTGCTAAACAATTAAACGGAGAAATAATTTCTGCCGATTCTATGCAGGTTTTTAAACACTTAAATATAGGAACAGCAAAAGCCTCACTTAAAGAACGAGATGGTATAGTTCACCATATGTTAGATATAGTTGAACCAACAGATTCTTTTAGTGTGGCTGAGTATCAAAGAATAGCCTATGAAAAAATAGAAAATATCCATGACAGAGGCAAAACACCCATAATTGTAGGGGGAACTGGTCTCTATATTAATGCTTTAGTATATGGTTATAACTTTAAAGATAAAAAAATAGACCCTCTTTTAAGAGAAAATCTCAATATAGCTGCAGATAAATACGGTAATGAAATGTTACTAAAAGAGCTTGCCTATTATCAGCCAGAGGCAGCTAAAAGGCTTGCTGTAAATGATAGAAAAAGAATCATAAGAGCACTTGAGGTATATCTACAAACAGGTGATAGAATAAACACAGGTCAAGAAAATAAAATAAATAGTAAATACCAATTTTTTGTTTTTGGATTACATATGGATAGAGATTTGTTAGTAGACCGTATTAATAGAAGAGTTGACATTATGATGAACGAAGGCTTAATTGAAGAAGTTAGGCAGCTATATGCTAATAATCTTTTAGGACCAGTGGCAGTTCAAGCCTTAGGTTATAAAGAAGTAATAGACTATTTTAAAGGCAAAACCAGCTACCACGAAATGGTAAATGTAATTAAGCTTGAAACCCGAAAATACGCTAAAAGACAAAGAACTTGGTTTAGAAGAAACAAAGAAATAACCTGGCTAGAGGTGCACGAAAATAGTCAGGTGTCGAATTTAGTCGACAAGATAATAAAGCAATTAGCAGGAATTTTGATATTATAG
- the mutL gene encoding DNA mismatch repair endonuclease MutL, protein MTKIKILPNNLINQIAAGEVIERPASVLKELMENSIDAEATRIEIAIHDGGLTEIEVIDNGLGIAYEDMKTAFIRHATSKIKQEEDLYNLTSLGFRGEALPSIASVSKVTIKSRTKDSAEGHLMVFEGGEFLKHQVVACKIGTTIKVEKLFYNTPARLKFMSSARAEAQRISALFKQVALSHPNVAFKYFRNGKEIVYTNGNGDLRNSITALFDVKLVNNLLELSFTRNGYYVQGYISEPKYSQHNRRNQYFFINKRIIGDNNIRHALEAAYGNMLPPRTYPSAFLDITIPTTDVDVNVHPTKSEVRFANKGDVHALITAAVREALAKSIKLTNSEVAAVNDEPTTSVLEQTVTPQQQFTQMNMINESNIFESYVSDKKNEFEIAESSANKQFASARPNLVTSGLANTNYNEYQAVTHLKTVNIPEELSQFMLLGQVHNSFIVIQNKEGMAVIDQHAAHERIIVERLRQKNNQHHIQYFAVPLTISFSKLTFNLIKDYIDDIKKIGIIIEPFGTNSFLIRGIPDFLAGRLSIEELKEVISEVFSNELNINKWYDNILIRLSCKSAIKIHQALTRAEMLSLIKDLANTPNWRFCPHGRPIIWKISFNDLERKFNRV, encoded by the coding sequence ATGACAAAAATTAAGATATTACCAAATAACTTAATAAACCAGATTGCTGCTGGTGAGGTTATAGAACGACCAGCATCTGTACTAAAAGAGCTAATGGAAAACTCTATTGACGCTGAAGCTACCCGTATAGAGATAGCTATACACGATGGAGGTTTAACAGAAATAGAGGTTATCGATAATGGACTGGGAATAGCCTATGAAGATATGAAAACAGCTTTTATTAGGCATGCCACAAGCAAAATTAAACAAGAAGAAGATCTCTATAATTTAACAAGCTTAGGTTTTAGAGGTGAGGCGTTGCCAAGCATTGCCTCAGTTAGTAAAGTAACTATTAAATCAAGAACTAAAGATAGTGCAGAAGGACATCTTATGGTTTTTGAAGGTGGCGAGTTTTTAAAGCACCAAGTGGTAGCGTGCAAAATAGGAACAACTATAAAGGTAGAAAAACTCTTTTATAATACCCCAGCACGCCTTAAATTTATGAGCTCAGCAAGGGCGGAGGCTCAGCGTATTTCTGCTCTATTTAAACAGGTAGCTTTGTCTCATCCTAATGTTGCTTTTAAGTACTTTAGAAACGGTAAAGAAATTGTATATACCAATGGTAATGGCGATTTAAGAAACAGTATTACTGCTTTATTTGATGTTAAACTAGTTAACAATTTACTTGAACTAAGCTTTACCCGTAATGGTTATTATGTGCAAGGATATATATCTGAGCCTAAGTATAGCCAGCACAATAGAAGAAACCAATATTTTTTTATTAATAAAAGAATAATAGGAGATAACAATATTAGGCATGCACTTGAGGCAGCTTATGGTAATATGTTACCACCAAGAACATATCCATCAGCTTTTCTAGACATAACAATACCTACTACCGATGTAGATGTAAATGTGCACCCTACTAAGAGTGAAGTTAGGTTTGCCAATAAAGGGGATGTACATGCCTTAATAACCGCTGCTGTACGGGAAGCGTTGGCTAAGAGCATTAAACTAACAAATAGTGAAGTTGCTGCAGTAAACGATGAGCCTACAACTAGTGTTTTAGAACAAACAGTAACACCACAACAGCAGTTTACCCAAATGAACATGATAAATGAAAGCAATATATTTGAGAGCTATGTAAGTGATAAGAAAAATGAGTTTGAGATAGCTGAAAGTTCTGCGAATAAGCAGTTTGCTTCAGCTAGACCAAACTTAGTAACTAGTGGTTTAGCAAATACTAATTATAATGAGTACCAAGCAGTTACTCACTTAAAAACAGTGAACATACCAGAAGAACTCAGTCAGTTTATGTTATTAGGACAGGTTCATAATAGTTTTATTGTAATTCAAAATAAAGAAGGAATGGCTGTAATAGATCAACATGCAGCACATGAGAGAATTATTGTAGAGCGGCTACGGCAAAAGAACAATCAACACCATATTCAATATTTTGCTGTGCCACTAACAATATCTTTCTCTAAACTAACTTTTAATCTTATAAAAGACTATATAGACGATATTAAAAAAATAGGCATTATAATTGAACCTTTTGGAACTAACAGTTTTTTAATAAGAGGTATACCAGACTTTTTAGCGGGTAGATTGTCTATAGAAGAGTTGAAAGAGGTTATTTCCGAGGTATTTAGTAATGAATTGAACATAAATAAATGGTATGATAATATACTTATTCGTCTTTCATGTAAATCAGCAATTAAAATTCACCAAGCCTTAACCAGAGCAGAAATGCTCAGCCTTATTAAGGACTTAGCAAATACCCCTAACTGGCGTTTTTGCCCCCACGGTAGACCAATTATATGGAAAATTAGTTTTAATGACTTAGAGCGTAAATTTAACAGAGTATGA